In one window of Nakamurella alba DNA:
- a CDS encoding VOC family protein produces MLDRFPLNPVLPAKDGDRARAFYRDVLGLELLSGPDDDPMMFRAGSGTLLMVTEIPGRVPPGYPMVSFLVEDIEAVVRDLKERGARMRPMPATATFDGHPAVARGDIMDFGVVRSAFVEDTEGNVLALNELLV; encoded by the coding sequence ATGCTGGATCGTTTCCCGCTCAACCCGGTGCTGCCGGCCAAGGACGGTGACCGGGCCCGTGCCTTCTACCGCGATGTGCTCGGTCTCGAGCTGCTCTCCGGGCCGGACGACGACCCGATGATGTTCCGCGCCGGCTCCGGCACCCTGCTGATGGTCACCGAGATCCCGGGTCGGGTGCCGCCGGGCTATCCGATGGTCAGCTTCCTGGTCGAGGACATCGAGGCGGTGGTCCGCGACCTGAAGGAACGCGGTGCCCGGATGCGGCCGATGCCCGCCACCGCCACCTTTGACGGGCACCCCGCGGTCGCCCGCGGCGACATCATGGACTTCGGCGTGGTGCGGTCCGCCTTCGTCGAGGACACCGAGGGCAATGTCCTGGCGCTCAACGAGCTTCTCGTCTGA
- a CDS encoding excinuclease ABC subunit UvrA yields MTEYIELRGARENNLKNVTLRIPKRGITIFTGVSGSGKSSIVFDTIASEAQRQLFENFSMFVRTFLPRYPQPDADAIENLSMAVLVDQKRLGGGSTSTVGTVTDIFTVLRLLFSRLGSPSAGYANAYSFNHADGRCPECNGLGRTMAFDTTGFVDPDRTLSEGAVQVPLFVGWENNVYSSSGFFDNDKKVRDFSDEEMQLLLHGSGRKFKLSIGDQTMNATYEGIVEKLTRSYIRRDLKTLGERTQKQVGKYLTTGPCPLCRGARLNQAALASRIAGRNIAELADTEIDELVAFLQELDRSGDAGEVAAPMIGTLLERLGHLVDIGLDYLTLSRETDTLSGGESQRVKMVKHLSSSLIDVMYVFDEPSVGLHPRDVHRLGELLRRLRDKGNTVLVVEHDPDVIAVADHVVDVGPRAGRAGGEIMYEGDHAGLLASDTLTGRFLNRPLPVKTDVRTPTGSLPVRDARTNNLQGVSVDIPTGVLTAITGIAGSGKSSLIHQEFLRAHPGAIVVDQSAVGVSVRSNPGTYTGVMDDIRKAYAKANKVDAGLFSFNSKGACETCKGLGVIYTDLAFLDGVRTQCETCLGRRFKDEVLTYLLHGANIDDVLEMTVDQALEHFPEKEIVRRLRAMSDVGLGYLTLGQPLSTLSGGECQRIKLAGELHKKGSVYVMDEPTTGLHMSDIEHLLAIMNRLVDAGNSVIVIEHNMDVVRQADWVIDMGPEGGHKGGRVMFEGPPALLAADEDSLTAPFLVTSHG; encoded by the coding sequence GTGACCGAATACATCGAGCTGCGGGGTGCCCGGGAGAACAACCTGAAGAACGTCACGCTGCGCATCCCCAAGCGCGGCATCACGATCTTCACCGGTGTCTCCGGGTCCGGGAAGTCGTCGATCGTCTTCGACACCATCGCCTCCGAGGCCCAGCGCCAGCTCTTCGAGAACTTCTCGATGTTCGTCCGCACCTTCCTGCCGCGGTACCCGCAGCCGGATGCCGACGCGATCGAGAACCTGTCCATGGCGGTGCTCGTCGACCAGAAGCGGCTCGGCGGCGGCTCGACCTCGACGGTCGGCACGGTCACCGACATCTTCACGGTGCTGCGACTGCTGTTCTCCCGGCTGGGCAGCCCGTCGGCCGGCTACGCGAACGCCTACTCGTTCAACCACGCGGACGGCCGCTGCCCGGAGTGCAACGGTCTGGGCCGCACGATGGCCTTCGACACCACGGGTTTCGTCGACCCCGACCGGACGCTGTCCGAGGGTGCGGTGCAGGTGCCGCTCTTCGTCGGCTGGGAGAACAACGTCTACAGCTCCTCGGGCTTCTTCGACAACGACAAGAAGGTGCGCGACTTCTCCGACGAGGAGATGCAGCTGCTGCTGCACGGGTCCGGCCGCAAGTTCAAGCTCAGCATCGGCGACCAGACGATGAACGCCACCTACGAGGGGATCGTCGAGAAGCTCACCCGCTCGTACATCCGCCGCGATCTCAAGACCCTCGGCGAGCGGACACAGAAGCAGGTCGGCAAGTACCTGACCACCGGCCCGTGCCCGCTGTGCCGGGGAGCCCGGTTGAACCAGGCGGCGTTGGCCAGCCGGATCGCCGGGCGGAACATCGCCGAGCTGGCGGACACCGAGATCGACGAGCTGGTGGCCTTCCTGCAGGAGCTCGACCGCTCCGGGGACGCCGGCGAGGTGGCCGCCCCGATGATCGGCACCCTGCTCGAGCGACTCGGCCACCTGGTCGACATCGGCCTGGACTACCTGACTCTCAGCCGGGAGACCGACACCCTGTCCGGCGGCGAGTCGCAGCGGGTGAAGATGGTCAAGCATCTGTCGAGCAGCCTGATCGACGTGATGTACGTCTTCGACGAGCCCAGCGTCGGGCTGCACCCGCGGGACGTCCACCGGCTGGGCGAGCTGCTGCGCCGGCTGCGCGACAAGGGCAACACGGTGCTGGTGGTCGAGCACGACCCCGACGTCATCGCGGTCGCCGACCACGTCGTCGACGTCGGGCCGCGCGCCGGCCGGGCCGGCGGCGAGATCATGTACGAGGGCGACCATGCCGGGCTGCTGGCCTCCGACACACTGACCGGGCGGTTCCTGAACCGGCCGCTGCCGGTGAAGACCGACGTGCGCACCCCGACCGGGTCGCTGCCCGTCCGCGATGCCCGCACCAACAACCTGCAGGGTGTCTCGGTCGACATCCCCACCGGTGTGCTGACGGCGATCACCGGCATCGCCGGCTCCGGGAAGAGTTCGCTGATCCACCAGGAGTTCCTGCGTGCCCACCCGGGCGCGATCGTGGTGGACCAGTCGGCCGTCGGGGTGTCGGTGCGGTCCAATCCCGGCACCTACACCGGGGTGATGGACGACATCCGCAAGGCGTACGCGAAGGCGAACAAGGTCGACGCCGGCCTGTTCTCGTTCAACTCCAAGGGCGCCTGCGAGACCTGCAAGGGCCTCGGCGTCATCTACACCGACCTGGCCTTCCTGGACGGGGTGCGCACGCAGTGCGAGACCTGCCTGGGGCGCCGGTTCAAGGACGAGGTGCTCACCTACCTGCTGCACGGCGCCAACATCGACGACGTCCTGGAGATGACCGTCGACCAGGCGCTGGAACACTTCCCGGAGAAGGAGATCGTCCGCCGGTTGCGGGCGATGAGCGACGTCGGTCTGGGCTACCTCACCCTCGGGCAACCGCTCTCCACCCTCTCCGGCGGTGAGTGCCAGCGCATCAAGCTGGCCGGCGAACTGCACAAGAAGGGCTCGGTCTACGTCATGGACGAGCCGACCACCGGGCTGCACATGTCCGACATCGAGCACCTGCTGGCGATCATGAACCGGCTGGTGGACGCCGGGAACTCGGTGATCGTCATCGAGCACAACATGGACGTGGTGCGGCAGGCGGACTGGGTGATCGACATGGGACCGGAGGGCGGACACAAGGGTGGTCGCGTCATGTTCGAGGGGCCGCCGGCCCTGCTGGCCGCCGACGAGGACTCGCTGACCGCACCGTTCCTCGTCACATCCCACGGCTGA
- a CDS encoding LLM class flavin-dependent oxidoreductase, producing the protein MPEPSQPLRKLGFLTIGLFDPAHPGAGHESTLQVIELGERLGFDSAWLRHRHLQYGISSPVAVMAAASQRTRRIELGTAVTPLGWENPLRLAEDLATVDVLTGGRLNPGVSTGPPMHWDRIKDALYPDTMELEDLGYDRVLRLRGFLRGDPATQFSGTEGIEEFSDHVQPHSPGLADRLWYGGASLRSAVWAGEHGFNLLASSVVGAESDDAAPDFENIQLGHIRAFRAAHPLGDRARVSQGLVVIPTDSADADQRERYRAYAESRLPRTRTPQGPRRMMFAPDLVGTSEQIAERLYAHAAFREIDEVAFALPFSFRHEDYVQILTDTATRLGPALGWSARTP; encoded by the coding sequence GTGCCCGAGCCCTCCCAGCCGCTGCGCAAGCTCGGCTTCCTGACCATCGGTCTGTTCGACCCCGCACACCCCGGCGCCGGGCACGAGTCGACCCTGCAGGTGATCGAACTCGGCGAACGGCTCGGCTTCGACAGTGCCTGGCTCCGCCACCGGCACCTGCAGTACGGGATCTCGTCGCCGGTCGCCGTGATGGCCGCCGCATCGCAACGCACCCGGCGCATCGAACTCGGCACCGCTGTCACACCTTTGGGGTGGGAGAACCCGCTGCGGCTCGCCGAGGACCTGGCGACGGTGGACGTGCTGACCGGTGGCCGGCTGAACCCCGGCGTCAGCACCGGCCCGCCCATGCACTGGGACCGGATCAAGGACGCGCTCTACCCCGACACGATGGAGCTGGAGGACCTCGGCTACGACCGGGTGCTGCGACTGCGCGGGTTCCTCCGGGGCGACCCCGCCACGCAGTTCTCCGGGACCGAGGGCATCGAGGAATTCTCCGACCACGTCCAGCCGCACTCCCCCGGCCTGGCCGACCGGCTCTGGTACGGCGGCGCGAGCCTGCGGTCCGCGGTGTGGGCCGGCGAACACGGCTTCAACCTGTTGGCCAGCAGCGTCGTCGGAGCCGAGAGTGATGATGCCGCACCGGATTTCGAGAACATCCAGCTCGGGCACATCCGGGCGTTCCGGGCCGCGCACCCGCTCGGCGACCGGGCCCGGGTGTCACAGGGACTGGTGGTGATCCCGACCGACAGTGCCGACGCCGATCAGCGGGAGCGCTACCGGGCCTACGCGGAATCGCGCCTGCCGCGCACCCGGACGCCGCAGGGGCCGCGCCGGATGATGTTCGCCCCGGATCTGGTCGGGACGTCGGAGCAGATCGCCGAGCGGCTGTACGCGCACGCCGCCTTCCGCGAGATCGACGAGGTCGCCTTCGCACTGCCGTTCAGCTTCCGGCACGAGGACTACGTGCAGATCCTCACCGACACCGCCACCCGGCTCGGACCGGCGCTCGGCTGGTCCGCCCGCACACCCTGA
- a CDS encoding NHLP leader peptide family RiPP precursor, translating into MTLSAAPATETTPAPLDLVRARAAFDPEFRAALLADPRAVLAEAGVVVPETISITVAESTDDNLVLALPPVVDESAELTEDGLADVSGGATPMVVIGLMGMEVVKDAALGYLAWTAGAGAVFGAGYAGYKKATS; encoded by the coding sequence ATGACCCTGTCCGCTGCCCCCGCCACCGAGACCACCCCGGCCCCGCTGGATCTCGTCCGCGCCCGCGCCGCGTTCGACCCGGAGTTCCGCGCCGCCCTGCTCGCCGACCCGCGGGCTGTGCTGGCCGAGGCCGGAGTCGTGGTGCCGGAGACGATCTCGATCACCGTCGCCGAGTCGACGGACGACAATCTGGTGCTCGCCCTCCCCCCGGTGGTGGACGAGAGCGCCGAGCTGACCGAGGACGGCCTGGCCGACGTTTCCGGCGGCGCGACCCCGATGGTCGTCATCGGCCTGATGGGCATGGAGGTCGTCAAGGACGCCGCACTGGGCTATCTCGCCTGGACCGCCGGGGCCGGCGCGGTCTTCGGAGCCGGCTACGCCGGTTACAAGAAGGCCACCAGCTGA
- a CDS encoding NHLP leader peptide family RiPP precursor, with protein sequence MTTTESLAVSAEAVLQELYSRSAVDPEFRASLIADPHAVLAAAGIEVPADLEIDVVESTPEHIVLTVPPLLEDMELTDDQLAAADGGVGPFLILGFVIAGGGSAFGLGRWLG encoded by the coding sequence ATGACCACCACCGAAAGCCTTGCAGTGTCCGCGGAAGCGGTGCTGCAGGAGTTGTACTCGCGCAGCGCCGTCGACCCGGAGTTCCGGGCGTCGCTGATCGCCGACCCGCACGCGGTGCTCGCCGCCGCCGGCATCGAGGTGCCGGCCGATCTCGAGATCGACGTCGTGGAGTCCACTCCCGAGCACATCGTGCTGACGGTGCCGCCGCTGCTCGAGGACATGGAGTTGACCGACGACCAGCTGGCCGCCGCCGACGGCGGTGTCGGGCCGTTCCTCATCCTCGGCTTCGTGATCGCCGGTGGCGGTTCCGCCTTCGGTCTCGGTCGGTGGCTGGGCTGA
- a CDS encoding aminotransferase class I/II-fold pyridoxal phosphate-dependent enzyme, whose amino-acid sequence MTDSAVPPPDPVLADAPLLAAWASFRGTHRPFTIPGHQGLAGRLSRALGALLDADVPLYGGLDTVKLSGGLLAAAEARAARLWGVDLCRFSVGGSTHGNQAAVLTVAGPGETVLVGRNAHRSVLLGLVAAGARPVWLPVAAHPATALPVGVTTAVLADALAAHPETRAVLLTEPAYLGALSDVPAAAELAHAAGIPLVVDQAWGAHLGVAPGYPAHALAAGADIMVTSAHKTLPAYSQAALVLARSGRIDPDRFERAFEAGHTTSPAGAVLAGIDGARSVLETVGASLLTDLAATVAAARDRLRAIDGVRVPGPEDFPAGQFDPAKLVVQLAGCGADGIAVEQDLLAQGMPVEMADRDTVVPIVTLVDRPADLEPLLDALVHSIRRRSTGIPREPAGHVWDPAEQVRTPREAFFAPHVTVDRASAAGRICAEVVAPYPPGVPVLVPGERIDRDTLDRLAALAATGTRVAYAADPALETIQVLA is encoded by the coding sequence GTGACCGACAGTGCAGTCCCGCCGCCGGACCCGGTGCTCGCCGACGCGCCGTTGCTGGCTGCCTGGGCGTCCTTCCGCGGGACGCACCGACCCTTCACCATTCCCGGGCACCAGGGGCTGGCCGGGCGGCTGTCCCGCGCGCTGGGCGCGCTGCTCGACGCCGACGTGCCGCTGTACGGCGGGCTGGACACGGTGAAGCTGTCCGGTGGTCTGCTGGCCGCCGCCGAGGCGCGGGCCGCGCGGCTGTGGGGCGTGGACCTGTGCCGGTTCTCCGTCGGCGGGTCCACCCACGGCAACCAGGCGGCCGTGCTGACCGTGGCCGGACCGGGCGAGACGGTCCTGGTGGGCCGCAACGCCCACCGCTCGGTGCTGCTGGGGCTGGTGGCCGCCGGTGCGCGTCCGGTCTGGCTGCCGGTGGCCGCGCACCCGGCGACCGCCCTGCCGGTCGGCGTCACCACCGCGGTGCTGGCCGACGCGCTCGCGGCCCACCCGGAGACGCGGGCCGTCCTGCTCACCGAACCCGCCTACCTGGGCGCACTCTCGGACGTCCCGGCCGCCGCCGAACTGGCCCACGCGGCCGGGATCCCGTTGGTCGTCGACCAGGCCTGGGGTGCGCACCTGGGGGTCGCCCCCGGTTACCCGGCGCACGCCCTGGCGGCCGGCGCGGACATCATGGTGACCAGCGCGCACAAGACGCTGCCGGCGTACAGCCAGGCCGCCCTGGTGCTGGCCCGGTCGGGACGCATCGACCCGGACCGGTTCGAGCGGGCCTTCGAGGCCGGCCACACCACCAGCCCGGCCGGTGCCGTTCTGGCCGGCATCGACGGCGCCCGGTCGGTGCTGGAGACCGTGGGTGCGTCTTTGCTGACCGATCTCGCGGCGACCGTGGCCGCGGCGCGGGACCGGCTGCGGGCGATCGACGGTGTGCGGGTGCCCGGGCCGGAGGACTTCCCGGCCGGCCAGTTCGACCCGGCCAAGCTGGTGGTGCAGCTGGCCGGCTGCGGGGCCGACGGCATCGCCGTCGAACAGGACCTGCTGGCGCAGGGGATGCCGGTGGAGATGGCCGACCGGGACACCGTCGTGCCGATCGTCACCCTGGTGGACCGGCCGGCGGACCTCGAGCCGCTGCTGGACGCCCTGGTGCACTCGATCCGGCGGCGGAGCACCGGGATCCCACGCGAGCCCGCCGGGCATGTCTGGGATCCGGCGGAGCAGGTCCGCACACCGCGGGAGGCGTTCTTCGCCCCGCACGTCACGGTCGACCGGGCCTCGGCCGCCGGTCGCATCTGTGCCGAGGTCGTCGCCCCGTACCCGCCGGGTGTGCCGGTGCTGGTCCCGGGCGAACGCATCGACCGCGACACGCTGGACCGGCTCGCGGCGCTCGCCGCGACCGGCACCCGGGTGGCCTACGCGGCGGATCCGGCGCTCGAGACCATCCAGGTGCTCGCCTGA
- a CDS encoding class IIb bacteriocin, lactobin A/cerein 7B family codes for MILHDIQSRAATDRDFRTTLLADPKAVLSAEGVELPATTIVEVRETSPSKLVLTLPPAVPAVQPDSELSESDLEGTNGGVLPLFAAAGIASALWGAIIGVGASVATAGAYVGVKKLTD; via the coding sequence ATGATCCTGCACGACATCCAGTCCCGCGCCGCCACCGACCGGGACTTCCGCACCACCCTGCTGGCCGACCCCAAGGCGGTCCTGTCGGCCGAAGGCGTCGAGCTGCCGGCCACCACCATCGTCGAGGTCCGCGAGACGAGTCCGTCGAAGCTGGTGCTCACCCTGCCGCCGGCCGTCCCCGCCGTGCAGCCCGACTCCGAACTGAGCGAGTCCGACCTGGAAGGCACCAACGGTGGGGTGCTCCCGCTGTTCGCGGCGGCCGGGATCGCCAGCGCTCTGTGGGGCGCGATCATCGGGGTCGGCGCTTCCGTCGCCACGGCAGGCGCCTACGTCGGCGTCAAGAAGCTCACGGACTGA
- a CDS encoding class I SAM-dependent methyltransferase encodes MTTWQQQADVLAGRAVAAGRPAAWFEELYSAGEAGEHDLPWDRSEPSPLVSAWDAVQQPPHGGRRAVVVGAGLGADARLLLAGGWQVTAFDISPTAVRLAADRSPGVDIRVADLFALPAELVGAFDLVLEVFTVQALPRTERAGATAAVRSLLAPGGRLLVIQRVWDDENDTSGPPWPLSAADIDAFADGDVTLEQQQTVDTAEGPYWRVQFRRA; translated from the coding sequence ATGACCACATGGCAGCAGCAGGCGGACGTACTGGCGGGGCGCGCAGTGGCAGCGGGGCGACCGGCCGCCTGGTTCGAGGAGCTCTACTCGGCGGGCGAGGCGGGGGAGCACGATCTGCCGTGGGACCGCTCGGAGCCGTCCCCGCTGGTGTCGGCCTGGGATGCCGTGCAGCAGCCGCCGCACGGCGGCCGGCGCGCGGTGGTGGTCGGCGCCGGGCTGGGCGCCGACGCCCGGCTGCTGCTGGCAGGCGGTTGGCAGGTGACCGCTTTCGACATCTCGCCGACCGCGGTCCGGCTGGCCGCCGATCGTTCGCCGGGCGTGGACATCCGGGTCGCGGACCTGTTCGCCCTGCCCGCGGAGCTCGTCGGCGCCTTCGACCTGGTGCTCGAGGTGTTCACCGTGCAGGCGCTCCCGCGCACCGAGCGGGCCGGGGCGACCGCGGCCGTCCGGTCGCTGCTGGCGCCCGGCGGCCGGCTGCTGGTGATCCAGCGGGTGTGGGACGACGAGAACGACACCAGCGGTCCGCCCTGGCCGCTGAGCGCGGCGGACATCGACGCCTTCGCCGATGGTGACGTGACCCTGGAGCAGCAGCAGACGGTCGACACCGCCGAAGGGCCGTACTGGCGGGTGCAGTTCCGGCGGGCCTGA
- a CDS encoding multidrug effflux MFS transporter — protein MTSQSLSPAPALDPHHGAVPPVRTVKLAIVLGALTAITPLTIDTYLPALPTIAAEFRATDSAVQLTLTATLLGVAGGQLLMGPLADRFGRRRPLIAGLLLHLVASVLCAFAPNVELLMIARTLQGIGAAAGAVISLAIVRDLLTGLPAARLLARLMLVTGVAPILAPTIGSLVLRTTTWNGLFVLLALIAAALAVVAATVLPETLPPARRRTGGVLAAFRTYGTLLRERQFVGLTLVAGLAMTVILGYVSGASFVMQNQFGLSSAMFGIVFGANSIGLIVMSQLNPVLLRRFAAVVVLRTALVIATVGATALVTVSALDIGGLPAVMVAMFVTLASCGLAMPNLPGLALARHGEAAGTAAAVLGAVQFGAGALLAPLVAVGGEISALSMGLVILAGAAGALLVLLFVVRPRTLLIPDPADAPVVVGH, from the coding sequence ATGACCAGCCAGTCACTGTCCCCCGCCCCTGCCCTGGACCCGCACCACGGCGCCGTGCCGCCGGTGCGGACGGTCAAGCTGGCGATCGTGCTGGGCGCGCTGACGGCCATCACCCCGCTCACGATCGACACGTACCTGCCGGCACTGCCGACGATCGCCGCCGAGTTCCGTGCCACCGACTCGGCCGTGCAGCTGACCCTGACCGCGACCCTGCTGGGTGTGGCCGGTGGGCAGCTGCTGATGGGCCCGCTGGCCGACCGCTTCGGCCGGCGCCGGCCGCTGATCGCCGGGTTGTTGCTGCATCTGGTCGCCTCGGTGCTCTGCGCCTTCGCCCCGAACGTCGAGCTGCTGATGATCGCTCGCACCCTGCAGGGCATCGGCGCGGCTGCCGGCGCGGTGATCTCGCTGGCCATCGTCCGTGACCTGCTGACCGGACTGCCGGCCGCCCGCCTGCTGGCACGGCTGATGCTGGTCACCGGTGTCGCGCCGATCCTGGCGCCGACCATCGGCAGCCTTGTGCTCCGCACCACCACCTGGAACGGCCTGTTCGTCCTGCTGGCGCTGATCGCCGCCGCGCTCGCCGTGGTGGCGGCCACCGTGCTGCCGGAGACCCTGCCGCCGGCCCGCCGGCGGACCGGCGGTGTCCTCGCCGCCTTCCGGACCTACGGCACCCTGCTGCGCGAGCGCCAGTTCGTCGGGCTGACCCTGGTGGCCGGCCTGGCCATGACGGTGATCCTCGGCTACGTGTCCGGTGCATCGTTCGTCATGCAGAACCAGTTCGGGTTGAGTTCGGCGATGTTCGGCATCGTCTTCGGTGCCAACTCCATCGGCCTGATCGTGATGTCCCAGCTGAACCCGGTGCTGCTGCGCCGGTTCGCCGCGGTCGTGGTGCTGCGCACGGCGCTGGTCATCGCCACTGTCGGTGCGACCGCCCTGGTGACGGTGTCCGCACTGGACATCGGCGGCCTGCCGGCCGTCATGGTGGCGATGTTCGTGACCCTCGCCTCGTGCGGACTGGCCATGCCGAACCTGCCCGGTCTCGCTCTCGCCCGGCACGGCGAGGCGGCCGGCACCGCTGCCGCGGTGCTCGGCGCGGTCCAGTTCGGGGCCGGCGCGCTGCTCGCCCCGCTGGTCGCGGTCGGTGGCGAGATCAGCGCCCTGTCCATGGGTCTGGTGATCCTGGCCGGGGCCGCCGGTGCCCTGCTGGTGCTGCTGTTCGTGGTCCGCCCGCGCACCCTGCTGATCCCGGACCCCGCCGACGCCCCGGTGGTCGTCGGCCACTGA
- a CDS encoding DUF998 domain-containing protein — protein MTAPSRAPMVLFGLTVLTLVLVQVVSLGARNPFTDTLSSYAWVDEGWMFVLALLILAVGILLLASELHRRGRGGPAARTLLRIAAVASVVAAVCPADAPGSNGPSVTGEVHRYASLVLIGGAPAGVLLLASTGMFARRARRILMQVFVIGSLAAVIFVGSLAGDWVSGGVSQRILVGAVVTVLGITALALHQPESVARPDAAEATVPTALARQYTPTGPVVPPGSASGLTSAAALHDGTAHPVQDLL, from the coding sequence ATGACCGCCCCGTCCCGCGCCCCGATGGTCCTCTTCGGTCTGACCGTGCTGACTCTGGTGCTGGTGCAGGTCGTCTCGCTCGGTGCCCGCAACCCCTTCACCGACACGCTGAGCAGCTATGCCTGGGTGGACGAGGGCTGGATGTTCGTCCTGGCGCTGCTGATCCTCGCGGTCGGGATCCTGCTGCTGGCCTCCGAACTGCACCGGCGCGGCCGCGGCGGACCGGCGGCCCGGACCCTCCTCCGGATCGCCGCCGTCGCCTCGGTCGTCGCCGCCGTCTGCCCGGCCGACGCGCCCGGCAGCAACGGCCCGAGCGTCACCGGGGAGGTGCACCGGTACGCCAGCCTGGTGCTGATCGGCGGCGCCCCCGCCGGTGTGCTGCTGCTCGCCTCCACCGGCATGTTCGCCCGTCGGGCACGCCGGATCCTGATGCAGGTCTTCGTGATCGGCAGCCTGGCCGCGGTGATCTTCGTCGGCAGCCTGGCCGGGGACTGGGTGTCCGGCGGGGTGAGCCAGCGAATCCTGGTCGGTGCCGTGGTCACCGTGCTCGGTATCACGGCGCTCGCGCTGCACCAGCCGGAATCCGTCGCGCGGCCGGACGCCGCCGAGGCGACCGTGCCCACCGCGCTCGCCCGGCAGTACACCCCGACGGGTCCGGTGGTCCCACCGGGGTCGGCATCGGGCCTGACGTCAGCGGCCGCTCTCCACGACGGCACGGCCCATCCGGTCCAGGATCTCCTGTAG
- a CDS encoding MalY/PatB family protein — protein MSDQPAFANSKEEAGRRRGVKWQLFGPDVLPAWVADLDVQVPEFVRSAVLDVLDRHELGYPSWDLPPVSPLADAFAGRMSDRYGWSPDPTRVRGVNDLVQAVQLLIDLTTPPGAPVLLPTPAYPPFVEGPALLGRRLVPVPADVVDGRYVWDPDGFREAAATGARVLVLVNPQNPTGRVLNRDELEQVAEIALAHDLWVIADEIHAELVHAPHRHLPFASLGPEVAARTITVTSAGKSFNLAGMSTAVVHLGPDEVLRRWDEVPARTGAPNVLGVAATLAAWQHGDAWLAALGRQLSDRRDQVGAWVRLTAGVDWIPPEATYLGWLDCRGLPWPDPAAVFLEHGVAVNPGHDFGPGAGGFVRLNFGTGPALLQEILDRMGRAVVESGR, from the coding sequence ATGTCCGACCAGCCCGCTTTCGCGAACAGCAAGGAGGAGGCGGGGCGCCGTCGCGGCGTGAAGTGGCAGCTCTTCGGCCCCGACGTCCTGCCCGCCTGGGTCGCGGACTTGGACGTGCAGGTGCCGGAGTTCGTCCGGTCGGCGGTGCTGGACGTCCTGGACCGGCACGAACTCGGTTATCCGTCATGGGATCTGCCGCCGGTGTCGCCGCTGGCCGACGCGTTCGCCGGGCGCATGTCCGACCGGTACGGGTGGTCGCCGGATCCGACTCGTGTCCGCGGCGTCAACGACCTGGTGCAGGCCGTGCAGCTGCTGATCGATCTGACGACACCGCCGGGTGCACCCGTCCTGCTGCCGACTCCTGCCTACCCGCCCTTCGTCGAGGGCCCCGCTCTGCTGGGCCGCCGGTTGGTGCCGGTGCCCGCGGACGTGGTCGACGGCCGGTATGTCTGGGATCCGGATGGCTTCCGGGAGGCGGCCGCCACCGGGGCGCGGGTCCTGGTGCTGGTGAACCCGCAGAACCCGACCGGGCGCGTCCTGAACCGTGACGAGCTGGAGCAGGTCGCCGAGATTGCACTGGCCCACGACCTGTGGGTGATCGCCGACGAGATCCACGCAGAGCTCGTGCACGCCCCGCACCGGCACCTGCCGTTCGCCTCGCTGGGTCCGGAGGTCGCGGCCCGCACGATCACCGTCACGTCGGCCGGCAAGAGCTTCAACCTGGCCGGGATGTCCACCGCTGTGGTCCATCTCGGCCCGGACGAGGTGCTGCGCCGATGGGACGAGGTGCCCGCGCGGACCGGCGCGCCGAATGTGCTCGGGGTGGCCGCGACCCTGGCCGCCTGGCAGCACGGCGATGCCTGGCTGGCCGCCCTGGGCCGGCAGTTGAGCGACCGGCGTGACCAGGTCGGCGCCTGGGTCCGGCTGACCGCCGGCGTCGACTGGATCCCGCCCGAGGCCACCTACCTCGGCTGGCTGGACTGCCGGGGACTGCCCTGGCCGGATCCCGCTGCGGTGTTCCTCGAGCACGGTGTGGCGGTGAACCCCGGGCATGACTTCGGGCCCGGGGCCGGGGGTTTCGTCCGGCTGAACTTCGGGACCGGCCCGGCCCTGCTACAGGAGATCCTGGACCGGATGGGCCGTGCCGTCGTGGAGAGCGGCCGCTGA
- a CDS encoding VOC family protein, giving the protein MTVHWRQVVLDTTDPRGLAEFYRQLLEYEYRAGDEPPAPGDPDPHGEDWLVLRKPGADMGIAFQKVDALPVPTWPEDGVPQQLHLDLTVATTAELEAEHDRVLGMGAHLRYDRFDDPEEPLRVYADPAGHPFCIFVAEPPA; this is encoded by the coding sequence ATGACGGTGCACTGGCGACAGGTGGTGCTGGACACCACCGACCCGCGCGGGTTGGCAGAGTTCTACCGGCAACTGCTCGAGTACGAGTACCGGGCGGGCGACGAACCACCGGCGCCGGGCGATCCCGATCCGCATGGCGAGGACTGGCTGGTGCTGCGCAAGCCCGGCGCGGACATGGGCATCGCGTTCCAGAAGGTGGACGCACTGCCGGTCCCCACCTGGCCCGAGGACGGTGTGCCACAACAGCTCCACCTGGACCTGACGGTGGCGACCACGGCGGAGCTGGAGGCCGAGCACGACCGGGTGCTCGGGATGGGCGCCCACTTGCGCTACGACAGGTTCGACGACCCGGAGGAGCCGCTGCGGGTGTACGCCGATCCGGCCGGCCACCCGTTCTGCATCTTCGTGGCCGAGCCGCCGGCCTGA